One segment of Bradyrhizobium sp. WD16 DNA contains the following:
- the hisN gene encoding histidinol-phosphatase: MVIDFTAFLDRLASASGETILPFFRTSLSVDNKNDGRDLDPVTEADRAAEAVMRRLIKANFPQHGIVGEEFGDERPDAEYVWVLDPIDGTKSFISGLPIWGTLIALMHHGVPAFGMMHQPYIGERFSGDGGAASYSGPSGKRKLAVRRCAGLAEATIFTTSPRLMNGADRAQFEKVEAETRLSRYGGDCYAYCMLAAGHLDLVVETELKPYDIAALVPIITGAGGIVTTWEGAPAQHGGRIVAAGDPRVHEAALKLLQS, encoded by the coding sequence ATGGTCATCGATTTCACGGCGTTTCTCGACCGCCTCGCCTCGGCCTCGGGAGAAACCATCCTGCCCTTCTTCCGCACCTCGCTCAGCGTCGATAACAAGAACGACGGCCGGGACCTCGATCCGGTCACCGAGGCCGATCGGGCCGCGGAGGCGGTGATGCGCCGGCTGATCAAGGCCAATTTTCCACAGCACGGCATCGTCGGCGAGGAATTCGGCGATGAACGCCCCGACGCCGAATATGTCTGGGTGCTCGATCCGATCGACGGCACCAAGTCCTTCATCTCCGGCCTGCCGATCTGGGGCACGCTGATCGCGCTGATGCATCATGGCGTGCCGGCCTTCGGCATGATGCATCAGCCCTATATCGGCGAGCGCTTCAGCGGCGACGGTGGCGCGGCGAGCTACAGCGGGCCGTCGGGCAAGCGCAAGCTCGCGGTGCGGCGCTGCGCCGGCCTCGCCGAAGCCACGATCTTCACCACCAGCCCGCGACTGATGAATGGCGCCGACCGCGCGCAGTTCGAGAAGGTCGAGGCCGAGACGCGGTTGTCGCGCTACGGCGGCGACTGCTACGCCTACTGCATGCTGGCGGCCGGCCATCTCGATCTCGTCGTCGAGACCGAACTCAAGCCTTATGACATCGCGGCCCTGGTCCCGATCATCACCGGTGCAGGCGGCATCGTCACCACCTGGGAAGGCGCCCCGGCCCAGCACGGCGGCCGCATCGTCGCCGCCGGCGACCCGCGCGTCCACGAAGCCGCGCTCAAGCTGCTCCAGAGCTGA
- a CDS encoding N-formylglutamate amidohydrolase, whose translation MTRSDDEPSSPFEIIEPASWRAPIIFNSPHSGAAYPRAFLDASRIDLGTLRRSEDSFMDEMIEGLTSEGFAVVRVHFPRSFVDVNREPYELDPRMFDGRLPSFANTRSMRVAGGLGTIPRVVGDGQEIYRDRLSVEDALQRIESLYKPYHRALRRLIGSVHERFGAVVLVDCHSMPSTGISRDEPRRPDVVIGDRYGTSCAAQLPQTIEEALTAMGYTVGRNKPYAGGFITEHYGNPASGLHAVQIELNRAIYMDERRRERTERFAQITADFAALARAIAAVPLTMLGPFEAAAE comes from the coding sequence ATGACGCGATCCGACGACGAGCCGTCGTCCCCCTTCGAGATCATCGAACCCGCCAGCTGGCGGGCCCCGATCATCTTCAACTCGCCCCATTCCGGCGCGGCGTATCCGCGCGCCTTCCTCGACGCCTCGCGCATCGACCTCGGCACGCTGCGCCGCTCGGAAGATTCCTTCATGGACGAGATGATCGAGGGGCTGACCTCCGAAGGCTTCGCCGTGGTGCGAGTGCACTTTCCACGCTCCTTCGTCGACGTCAACCGCGAGCCCTACGAACTCGACCCACGCATGTTCGACGGCCGGCTGCCGAGCTTCGCCAATACCCGCTCGATGCGGGTCGCCGGCGGACTTGGAACCATTCCGCGGGTGGTCGGCGACGGCCAGGAGATCTACCGCGACCGCCTCAGCGTCGAGGACGCCCTGCAACGAATCGAAAGCCTCTACAAACCCTACCACCGCGCCCTGCGCCGCCTGATCGGCTCGGTCCATGAGCGCTTCGGCGCCGTGGTGCTGGTCGACTGCCACTCCATGCCCTCGACCGGCATCTCGCGCGACGAGCCGCGGCGGCCGGACGTGGTGATCGGCGACCGTTACGGCACGAGCTGCGCGGCGCAGCTGCCGCAGACGATCGAGGAGGCGCTGACCGCGATGGGCTATACGGTCGGCCGCAACAAGCCCTATGCCGGCGGCTTCATCACCGAGCATTACGGCAATCCCGCCAGCGGGCTGCACGCGGTGCAGATCGAACTCAACCGGGCGATCTACATGGACGAACGGCGCCGGGAACGCACCGAGCGCTTTGCCCAGATCACGGCGGATTTCGCGGCGCTGGCGCGCGCGATTGCCGCCGTGCCGCTCACCATGCTCGGGCCGTTCGAGGCCGCCGCCGAATAG